GTATTGGTGTACATTAAGGCTTCTTGTTCATTACAGAATAGTAGATCTACACCATCATCCATAAGTTCTTCTAAGCCTTCACGGGCATATTGAACCATTGCAGGATCTGACAAAGATAAAGCGATTTTAACACCGTGAGCTTTTGCAATTTCACGAGCTTGTTTTACTGCTTTACGAGCTGTTTCACTGGTAGAGAGGTAACCTTCAATATAAAGCCATTTTGCTGTTTTTAACGGCTCAAAATCGATTTGATCTTGAGAAAGTTCAGCCGTAATACCTAAATAGGTATGCATGGTACGCTCAGAGTCTGGGCTAATAAGTACCATACATGTACCTGTTACACCTTCACTGATTGATTTGGGTGTGGTTTGAATGCCTGCATCATTTAGACCTTGTAGGTAAATTTCACCTAATTGATCGTGACCAACACGGCAACCATAGAAAGCGCTACCACCTAATGCACTAAAGGCTACAGTTGTGTTTGCAGCAGAGCCGCCACTTGCTTGGCCTTTGTAATCTTGAGTTTG
This window of the Acinetobacter sp. XH1741 genome carries:
- a CDS encoding adenosine kinase, with product MATVDLFAIGNALIDQEFKVSDDFLSQQGLQKGTMQLSDGDTQSALYENLKQTQDYKGQASGGSAANTTVAFSALGGSAFYGCRVGHDQLGEIYLQGLNDAGIQTTPKSISEGVTGTCMVLISPDSERTMHTYLGITAELSQDQIDFEPLKTAKWLYIEGYLSTSETARKAVKQAREIAKAHGVKIALSLSDPAMVQYAREGLEELMDDGVDLLFCNEQEALMYTNTTTVEDALTQLRFKNHTVVITQSAKGALVANATQHFHVAGRHVEAVDTNGAGDAFAGAFLYALNHHEDLTAAAQLAILISSEVVSQFGPRLAINDYAKLLENFQKECA